From a region of the Enterobacter sp. JBIWA008 genome:
- the uvrA gene encoding excinuclease ABC subunit UvrA produces the protein MDKIEVRGARTHNLKNINLIIPRDKLIVVTGLSGSGKSSLAFDTLYAEGQRRYVESLSAYARQFLSLMEKPDVDHIEGLSPAISIEQKSTSHNPRSTVGTITEIHDYLRLLYARVGEPRCPDHDVPLAAQTVSQMVDNVLSQPEGKRLMLLAPIIKERKGEHTKTLENLASQGYIRARIDGEVCDLSDPPKLELQKKHTIEVVIDRFKVRDDLATRLAESFETALELSGGTAVVSDMDDPKAEELLFSANFACPICGYSMRELEPRLFSFNNPAGACPTCDGLGVQQYFDPDRVIQNPELSLAGGAIRGWDKRNFYYFQMLKSLAEHYKFDVEAPWASLSANVHKVILFGSGKENIEFKYMNDRGDTSVRRHPFEGVLHNMERRYKETESSAVREELAKFISNRSCATCEGTRLRREARHVFVENTALPTISDMSIGHAMDFFNNLKLSGQRAKIAEKVLKEIGDRLKFLVNVGLNYLTLSRSAETLSGGEAQRIRLASQIGAGLVGVMYVLDEPSIGLHQRDNERLLGTLVHLRNLGNTVIVVEHDEDAIRAADHVIDIGPGAGVHGGQVVAEGTLKDIMAVPESLTGQYMSGKRKIEVPKQRVAADPEKVLKLTGARGNNLKDVTLTLPVGLFTCITGVSGSGKSTLINDTLFPIAQTALNGATLAEPAPYRDIQGLEHFDKVIDIDQSPIGRTPRSNPATYTGVFTPVRELFAGVPEARSRGYTPGRFSFNVRGGRCEACQGDGVIKVEMHFLPDIYVPCDQCKGKRYNRETLEIKYKGKTIHEVLDMTIEEAREFFDAVPALARKLQTLMDVGLTYIRLGQSATTLSGGEAQRVKLARELSKRGTGQTLYILDEPTTGLHFADIQQLLDVLHQLRDQGNTIVVIEHNLDVIKTADWIVDLGPEGGSGGGEILVSGTPETVAECEASHTARFLKPLL, from the coding sequence ATGGATAAGATCGAAGTTCGGGGCGCCCGCACCCACAATCTCAAGAATATCAACCTCATAATCCCTCGCGACAAACTCATCGTCGTGACCGGGCTTTCGGGGTCTGGCAAATCCTCACTGGCTTTCGACACCTTGTATGCCGAAGGACAGCGTCGTTACGTTGAATCACTTTCTGCGTACGCGCGTCAGTTCCTGTCGCTGATGGAAAAACCGGATGTCGACCACATTGAAGGGTTATCCCCTGCTATCTCTATTGAGCAGAAGTCCACCTCGCATAACCCGCGTTCAACGGTCGGTACCATTACCGAAATTCACGACTACCTGCGTCTGCTGTATGCACGCGTGGGTGAGCCGCGCTGCCCTGACCACGACGTCCCCCTGGCGGCACAGACCGTAAGCCAGATGGTGGATAACGTGCTGTCGCAGCCTGAAGGCAAACGCCTGATGCTGCTGGCACCGATCATTAAAGAGCGCAAAGGCGAGCACACCAAGACGCTGGAAAACCTGGCAAGCCAGGGCTATATCCGCGCCCGTATCGACGGCGAAGTGTGCGACCTGTCCGATCCACCAAAGCTGGAGCTGCAGAAGAAGCACACCATCGAAGTGGTCATTGACCGCTTCAAGGTGCGCGACGATCTCGCCACGCGTCTGGCGGAATCCTTTGAAACGGCGCTGGAACTCTCCGGCGGCACGGCCGTGGTCTCCGACATGGACGACCCGAAAGCGGAAGAGTTGCTCTTCTCCGCCAACTTTGCCTGTCCGATTTGCGGCTATAGCATGCGCGAGCTGGAACCGCGCCTGTTCTCCTTTAACAACCCGGCGGGCGCGTGCCCGACGTGTGACGGTCTGGGCGTCCAGCAGTATTTCGACCCGGACCGCGTCATTCAGAACCCGGAGCTGTCGCTGGCGGGCGGGGCCATTCGCGGCTGGGACAAGCGTAACTTCTACTACTTCCAGATGCTAAAATCGCTGGCAGAGCACTACAAGTTCGACGTTGAAGCCCCGTGGGCCAGCCTGAGCGCGAACGTGCACAAAGTGATCCTGTTCGGTTCCGGCAAAGAGAACATCGAGTTCAAGTATATGAACGATCGCGGCGATACTTCCGTGCGTCGCCACCCGTTCGAAGGGGTGCTGCACAACATGGAGCGCCGCTACAAAGAGACCGAATCCAGCGCGGTGCGTGAGGAGCTGGCGAAGTTCATCAGCAACCGCTCCTGCGCCACCTGTGAAGGAACGCGTCTGCGTCGCGAAGCGCGCCACGTGTTTGTGGAAAACACGGCGCTGCCGACCATCTCAGACATGAGCATCGGCCACGCGATGGACTTCTTCAACAACCTGAAGCTTTCCGGCCAGCGCGCGAAAATCGCCGAAAAAGTGCTGAAAGAGATTGGCGATCGCCTGAAGTTCCTCGTGAACGTTGGCCTGAACTACCTGACGCTTTCCCGCTCGGCAGAAACGCTCTCCGGCGGTGAAGCGCAGCGTATCCGTCTGGCGAGCCAGATTGGCGCGGGCCTGGTCGGCGTCATGTACGTGCTGGATGAGCCGTCCATCGGCCTGCACCAGCGCGACAACGAGCGTCTGCTCGGCACGCTGGTCCACCTGCGCAACCTCGGCAACACGGTGATTGTGGTCGAGCACGACGAAGATGCGATCCGCGCGGCTGACCACGTCATCGATATTGGTCCTGGTGCAGGCGTACATGGCGGTCAGGTCGTTGCAGAAGGGACGCTGAAGGACATCATGGCGGTGCCCGAATCGCTGACCGGCCAGTACATGAGCGGCAAGCGTAAGATTGAGGTGCCAAAACAGCGCGTAGCGGCAGATCCGGAAAAAGTGCTGAAGCTGACCGGCGCGCGCGGCAACAACCTGAAAGACGTCACCCTGACGCTGCCGGTTGGCCTGTTTACCTGCATCACCGGCGTGTCCGGTTCCGGTAAATCGACGCTGATCAACGATACGCTGTTCCCAATTGCGCAGACGGCGCTGAACGGCGCGACGCTGGCCGAGCCTGCGCCGTACCGCGACATCCAGGGTCTGGAGCATTTCGATAAAGTTATCGACATTGACCAGAGCCCGATTGGCCGTACTCCGCGCTCTAACCCGGCAACCTATACCGGTGTCTTTACGCCCGTGCGTGAACTCTTTGCCGGTGTGCCGGAAGCGCGTTCACGCGGCTATACGCCAGGGCGTTTCAGCTTTAACGTTCGCGGTGGCCGCTGCGAAGCGTGCCAGGGCGACGGCGTGATCAAGGTTGAGATGCACTTCCTGCCGGATATCTACGTGCCGTGCGATCAGTGCAAAGGCAAACGCTATAACCGCGAAACGCTGGAGATTAAGTACAAAGGCAAGACCATCCACGAAGTACTGGACATGACCATTGAAGAGGCGCGCGAATTCTTTGACGCCGTCCCTGCGCTGGCGCGTAAGCTGCAGACGCTGATGGACGTGGGCCTGACCTACATTCGTCTGGGACAGTCCGCAACCACGCTGTCCGGCGGGGAAGCGCAGCGCGTGAAGCTGGCGCGTGAGCTGTCCAAACGCGGCACCGGTCAGACGCTCTACATTCTTGACGAGCCGACCACCGGCCTGCACTTTGCCGACATCCAGCAGCTGCTCGACGTGCTGCATCAGCTGCGCGATCAGGGCAACACTATTGTGGTCATCGAACATAACCTGGACGTGATTAAAACCGCGGACTGGATTGTCGATCTCGGTCCGGAAGGCGGCAGCGGCGGCGGTGAAATTCTCGTCTCCGGTACGCCAGAGACCGTTGCAGAGTGCGAAGCCTCGCACACCGCACGCTTCCTTAAGCCGTTGCTGTAA
- a CDS encoding MmcQ/YjbR family DNA-binding protein, with protein sequence MTISEILQYCMSKPGAEQSVHSDWKATQIKVGDVLFAMVKEVEGRPAASLKTSPELADLLRQQHDDVRPSKHLNKAHWSTVYLDGSIPGSQIYYLVDASYQQAVELLPETTRQQLSV encoded by the coding sequence ATGACAATTTCGGAGATACTTCAGTACTGCATGAGTAAACCTGGCGCAGAGCAAAGCGTTCATAGCGACTGGAAAGCCACGCAGATTAAAGTGGGAGATGTCCTGTTTGCGATGGTGAAAGAAGTAGAGGGGCGCCCGGCGGCGTCGCTGAAAACCAGCCCTGAACTGGCGGATTTGCTACGTCAACAGCATGATGACGTGAGGCCGAGCAAGCACCTCAATAAGGCGCACTGGAGCACCGTCTATCTGGATGGATCGATTCCTGGCTCGCAAATTTACTACCTGGTGGACGCGTCCTATCAGCAGGCGGTTGAGCTGCTGCCGGAAACGACCCGACAGCAACTCTCCGTGTGA
- a CDS encoding secondary thiamine-phosphate synthase enzyme YjbQ: MWYQQTLTLSAKPRGFHLVTDEVIGQIRDLSRVRTGLLHLLLQHTSASLTLNENCDPTVRSDMEHHFLKTVPDSAPYEHDYEGADDMPSHIKSSLLGVSLMLPVHNGRLLLGTWQGIWLGEHRIHGGSRKIIATLQGD, translated from the coding sequence ATGTGGTACCAGCAGACCCTGACCTTAAGCGCTAAACCACGCGGATTTCACCTGGTGACGGACGAAGTCATCGGTCAAATCCGCGACCTGTCGCGGGTCAGGACGGGTTTGCTGCACCTGCTTCTTCAGCACACGTCTGCCTCTCTCACGCTTAATGAAAATTGCGATCCCACCGTCCGGTCTGACATGGAGCACCATTTTCTGAAGACCGTCCCGGACAGCGCACCTTACGAGCATGACTATGAGGGGGCGGACGATATGCCTTCGCATATTAAATCCTCCCTGTTGGGCGTATCGTTGATGCTGCCGGTTCACAACGGGCGGCTGCTGTTGGGCACATGGCAGGGGATCTGGCTGGGAGAGCATCGCATTCACGGTGGTTCGCGTAAAATTATCGCCACGCTACAAGGGGACTAA
- the aphA gene encoding acid phosphatase AphA — protein sequence MRKITLALSAACLLFSLNSAVVARASAPTPLYTGTTAAILAEQAPIHWVSVAQIENSLMGRAPMAVGFDIDDTVLFSSPGFWRGKKTYSPESEAYLKNPEFWEKMNNGWDEFSIPKEVARALIAMHVKRGDSIYFVTGRSQTKTETVSKTLQDDFKIPATSMNPVIFAGDKEGQNTKTQWLEKKNIKVFYGDSDNDITAAHDVGARGIRVLRASNSTYRPLPMAGKFGEEVIVNSEY from the coding sequence ATGCGCAAGATCACACTGGCGCTCAGCGCCGCCTGCTTATTGTTCTCGCTTAATAGCGCCGTCGTCGCGCGCGCTTCTGCCCCGACGCCGCTTTACACCGGCACCACCGCCGCCATTCTTGCCGAGCAGGCGCCCATTCACTGGGTTTCCGTGGCCCAAATCGAAAACAGCCTGATGGGCCGTGCGCCAATGGCCGTGGGTTTTGACATTGACGATACCGTGCTGTTCTCAAGCCCCGGCTTCTGGCGCGGGAAGAAAACGTATTCTCCGGAAAGCGAAGCGTATCTGAAGAACCCGGAATTCTGGGAAAAAATGAATAACGGCTGGGACGAATTCAGCATCCCGAAAGAGGTTGCCCGTGCGCTTATTGCCATGCACGTGAAGCGCGGTGACAGCATTTACTTTGTCACCGGCCGCAGTCAGACCAAAACGGAAACCGTCTCTAAAACGCTGCAGGATGATTTCAAGATCCCGGCGACCAGCATGAACCCGGTAATTTTTGCCGGTGACAAAGAAGGGCAAAACACCAAAACCCAGTGGCTGGAAAAGAAAAACATCAAAGTATTCTATGGTGATTCAGATAACGACATCACCGCCGCGCACGACGTGGGGGCCAGAGGGATCCGGGTATTACGGGCCTCTAACTCGACCTATCGACCGCTGCCGATGGCCGGAAAGTTTGGCGAAGAAGTGATCGTCAACTCGGAGTATTAA
- a CDS encoding AAA family ATPase: MTLYANGLVVGKFAPLHAGHEALINAALEQCKTVYIISYSLPEIRGYEPEKRLNWLTKRFPQCRHLVLSAQVLASYGIAPPPPNDADDDLHRHYVATLCEDILHCQPEAVFTAEDYGDGFATVLSQRFGRPVAHVRLQRPRGPEAPSGTRIRSDVHRYRQMMSPEVYRSFVFRICLLGGESTGKSTLAKALAQTLNVPYVAEYGREHWEAKNGILDREDLLHIAREQVRREELACTAPYLVCDTSPLTTLFYALDQFGSAPQALMTLAERDYALVVLCGDEFPFVQDGTRQGEAFRHRQQVWYEAELSQRNIPFLRVQGSLPERIDHICRYIQGLT, translated from the coding sequence ATGACGCTGTATGCCAACGGCCTGGTGGTCGGCAAATTCGCACCATTACATGCGGGCCATGAAGCGCTTATTAATGCGGCACTTGAGCAGTGCAAGACGGTCTATATCATCAGCTATTCGTTGCCGGAAATACGCGGTTACGAACCTGAAAAGCGGCTTAACTGGCTAACAAAGCGCTTCCCGCAATGTCGCCACCTCGTGCTTTCGGCGCAGGTGTTGGCTTCATATGGCATTGCACCACCGCCACCGAATGACGCTGATGACGATCTTCACCGTCACTATGTTGCAACGCTGTGTGAGGACATTTTGCATTGTCAGCCAGAGGCGGTATTTACTGCCGAAGACTATGGAGACGGGTTTGCCACTGTCCTGAGCCAGCGTTTCGGAAGACCGGTTGCGCACGTGCGCCTCCAGCGTCCACGTGGGCCAGAGGCTCCTTCGGGAACGCGCATCCGTTCTGATGTTCATCGTTATCGTCAGATGATGTCCCCTGAGGTGTATCGCAGCTTTGTTTTTCGTATCTGCTTATTAGGTGGAGAATCGACGGGCAAAAGTACGCTTGCAAAGGCACTGGCGCAGACGCTAAACGTCCCGTACGTTGCAGAGTATGGTCGTGAACACTGGGAAGCGAAGAACGGCATCCTGGATCGGGAGGATTTGCTGCATATTGCCCGCGAGCAGGTGCGTCGGGAAGAATTAGCCTGCACGGCGCCTTATCTGGTCTGTGATACTTCACCTTTAACGACCCTGTTTTACGCGCTCGATCAGTTTGGCAGCGCGCCGCAGGCGTTAATGACGCTCGCTGAACGAGACTATGCACTGGTCGTACTTTGCGGAGATGAATTTCCGTTTGTGCAGGATGGCACCCGGCAGGGCGAGGCGTTTCGCCACCGCCAGCAGGTATGGTATGAAGCAGAGCTGTCACAACGGAACATTCCTTTTCTACGCGTGCAGGGCTCACTGCCTGAGCGAATCGATCACATTTGCCGATATATCCAGGGACTGACCTGA
- the soxS gene encoding superoxide response transcriptional regulator SoxS, with protein MSHQQIIQTLIEWIDEHIDQPLNIDVVAKKSGYSKWYLQRMFRTVMHQTLGEYIRQRRLLLAAQALRSTQRPIFDIAMDLGYVSQQTFSRVFRREFDRTPSDYRHQLN; from the coding sequence ATGTCGCATCAGCAGATTATTCAGACGCTTATTGAATGGATTGATGAACATATCGACCAACCGTTAAACATTGATGTGGTCGCTAAAAAGTCGGGCTATTCGAAATGGTATTTACAGAGAATGTTCCGCACGGTCATGCATCAGACGCTGGGTGAGTACATTCGCCAGCGCAGACTGCTGCTGGCGGCGCAGGCGCTACGCTCAACGCAGCGGCCCATTTTTGATATCGCGATGGATCTTGGCTATGTGTCGCAACAAACCTTTTCCCGCGTGTTTCGTCGTGAGTTTGACCGCACGCCGAGCGACTATCGCCACCAGTTAAATTAA
- a CDS encoding EAL domain-containing protein: MNRSARRKTLRVVGIIMVVMLPVMLALWFAQLRAVSETSAQLRTFAELALDKTELVIQQVELARDEAEKYQGELCTPGHRQYMLNVVRGRLFVADLIYAEGQNFLCSTVFTPDRPYAIPVANYTRKPDVAIYYYRDTPFYTGYKMTYMQRGNYVVVVNPLSYSEVMSADHSLSWGVYDTVTNAFFSVSQKANVSLLNSMIRDKESVFQKDNRFYTIVTSPKRPIAAIVSTSNKRFYETLYHQATLTLPLGMICSIIILLVWSRTHRELNSPGRLLHRALNKRQLCVHYQPIIDIKNNKCVGAEALLRWPGFNGQVMSPAEFIPLAENEGMSERITDYVVEEVFNDLGHFLAEHPHLYISINLSATDFHSSRLIAMISDKAHHYAVRAQQIKIEVTERGFIDVPKTTPVIQAFRQAGYEVAIDDFGTGYSNLHNLYSLNVDILKIDKSFIDTLTTNSTSHLIAEHIIEMAQSLRLKTIAEGVETAEQVSWLLKRGVQFCQGWHFAKAMPPQEFMTWQQQPLH; the protein is encoded by the coding sequence ATGAATCGTAGCGCGCGGCGCAAAACGCTCAGGGTGGTAGGGATCATCATGGTAGTTATGCTGCCGGTGATGCTTGCGCTATGGTTTGCCCAGCTACGAGCCGTGTCTGAAACAAGCGCCCAGCTACGTACATTTGCTGAACTGGCTTTAGACAAAACAGAGCTGGTTATTCAACAGGTTGAACTGGCCCGGGACGAGGCTGAAAAATATCAGGGTGAGCTTTGCACGCCGGGACACCGTCAATATATGCTGAACGTTGTTCGTGGCCGCCTGTTTGTCGCCGATTTAATTTATGCTGAAGGTCAGAATTTTCTTTGTTCGACCGTTTTTACACCGGATCGGCCCTACGCCATTCCTGTCGCTAATTACACGCGTAAACCTGACGTCGCTATCTATTATTATCGCGATACCCCATTTTATACTGGCTATAAAATGACATATATGCAGCGCGGAAATTATGTAGTGGTCGTCAATCCGCTTTCATACAGCGAAGTCATGTCTGCGGATCATTCTCTCTCCTGGGGTGTGTACGACACGGTAACCAATGCTTTCTTTTCCGTCAGCCAGAAAGCCAATGTTTCTTTATTAAATTCGATGATTCGGGATAAGGAATCGGTATTTCAAAAAGATAACCGCTTTTATACGATCGTAACATCCCCCAAAAGACCTATTGCGGCGATTGTGTCGACATCGAATAAACGCTTTTATGAAACGCTTTATCACCAGGCGACGTTGACGCTGCCGCTGGGCATGATCTGCAGCATTATTATTTTACTGGTATGGTCTCGTACCCATCGTGAGCTTAATTCGCCGGGGCGCTTACTGCACCGGGCGCTGAACAAACGCCAGCTTTGCGTCCACTATCAGCCGATTATTGATATCAAGAACAACAAGTGTGTGGGCGCGGAAGCGTTGTTACGCTGGCCTGGCTTTAACGGGCAGGTGATGAGCCCGGCTGAGTTTATTCCGCTGGCGGAAAATGAGGGGATGAGCGAGCGTATTACGGACTATGTCGTTGAGGAGGTGTTCAACGATCTGGGCCATTTCCTGGCCGAGCACCCTCATCTCTATATTTCGATTAACCTGTCGGCCACGGATTTCCACTCCTCGCGGCTGATCGCCATGATTTCCGACAAGGCCCACCACTATGCCGTCCGCGCGCAGCAAATCAAAATAGAAGTAACGGAACGCGGTTTTATCGATGTGCCAAAAACCACGCCGGTGATTCAGGCTTTTCGTCAGGCGGGTTATGAAGTCGCGATCGATGATTTCGGTACCGGTTACTCGAACCTGCACAACCTCTACTCGCTGAACGTGGATATTCTGAAAATTGATAAATCATTTATCGATACCTTAACGACTAACAGTACCAGCCACCTGATCGCCGAGCATATTATCGAGATGGCGCAAAGCCTGCGGCTTAAAACCATTGCGGAAGGGGTAGAGACGGCAGAGCAGGTGAGCTGGCTGTTGAAGCGTGGCGTCCAGTTTTGTCAGGGATGGCATTTCGCGAAAGCGATGCCGCCCCAGGAATTTATGACCTGGCAGCAGCAACCTTTGCACTGA
- the ssb1 gene encoding single-stranded DNA-binding protein SSB1, which yields MASRGVNKVILVGNLGQDPEVRYMPSGGAVANITLATSESWRDKATGEMKEQTEWHRVVLFGKLAEVAGEYLRKGSQVYIEGQLRTRKWTDQSGAEKYTTEVVVNVGGTMQMLGGRQGGGAPAGGGQSQQQGGWGQPQQPQGGNQFSGGAQSRPQQQSAPAPSNEPPMDFDDDIPF from the coding sequence ATGGCCAGCAGAGGCGTAAACAAGGTGATTCTCGTCGGTAATCTGGGCCAGGACCCGGAAGTACGCTACATGCCGAGTGGTGGCGCAGTTGCCAACATTACGCTGGCTACTTCCGAATCCTGGCGTGATAAAGCGACCGGTGAGATGAAAGAGCAGACCGAATGGCACCGCGTTGTGCTGTTTGGCAAACTGGCCGAAGTGGCCGGTGAGTATCTGCGTAAAGGCTCTCAGGTCTATATCGAAGGCCAGCTGCGTACCCGCAAATGGACCGATCAGTCCGGTGCTGAGAAGTACACCACTGAAGTCGTGGTTAACGTGGGCGGCACCATGCAGATGCTGGGTGGCCGTCAGGGCGGTGGTGCACCAGCGGGTGGCGGTCAGAGCCAGCAGCAGGGCGGTTGGGGTCAGCCTCAGCAGCCTCAGGGCGGCAACCAGTTCAGCGGTGGCGCACAGTCTCGTCCGCAGCAGCAGTCTGCTCCGGCGCCGTCTAACGAACCGCCAATGGATTTCGACGACGACATTCCGTTCTGA
- the soxR gene encoding redox-sensitive transcriptional activator SoxR, whose protein sequence is MEKRLPRIKALLTPGEVAKRSGVAVSALHFYESKGLIKSIRNGGNQRRYTRDVLRYVAIIKIAQRIGIPLATIGEAFGVLPEGHTLSPKEWKELSSQWREELDRRIHTLVALRDELDGCIGCGCLSRSDCPLRNPGDRLGEQGTGARLLEED, encoded by the coding sequence ATGGAAAAGAGATTGCCGCGAATTAAAGCGCTTTTAACCCCCGGTGAAGTGGCGAAGCGAAGCGGCGTGGCGGTATCGGCGCTCCACTTCTATGAAAGCAAAGGGTTAATCAAGAGTATCCGTAACGGGGGCAACCAGCGTCGCTACACCCGCGACGTGCTCCGGTACGTGGCGATTATCAAAATTGCGCAACGAATCGGAATTCCCCTGGCCACGATCGGGGAAGCGTTTGGCGTACTGCCGGAAGGACACACGCTGAGCCCAAAAGAGTGGAAAGAGCTGTCGTCCCAGTGGCGTGAAGAGCTGGACAGGCGTATTCATACGCTGGTCGCGCTGCGTGACGAGCTGGATGGCTGCATTGGCTGCGGCTGCCTGTCGCGCAGCGACTGCCCGCTGCGTAACCCCGGCGACAGGCTGGGCGAGCAGGGAACGGGGGCGCGGTTGCTGGAAGAAGATTAA
- a CDS encoding glutathione S-transferase, producing the protein MLTVHHLNQSRSHRALWALEELGLPYEIVHYQREKNMLAPEALKKVHPLGKSPVIEDNGLILAESGAILEYLQETYDPESRLKPLEPAHKVQYRFWLHYAEGSLMPLLLMKLVFSSLGKPPVPFGIRTLGKALGQGVQKAYLNRQLETHARFIESHLAKNSWFAGDTLSMADIQMSFPIFALLARGGINNLPHIQAWKQKVENCPGWQRTLEKGGPLSIPGED; encoded by the coding sequence ATGCTCACGGTACATCATCTTAACCAGTCGCGCTCGCACCGCGCGCTCTGGGCGCTGGAAGAACTCGGTCTGCCATATGAGATCGTCCACTACCAGCGCGAAAAGAACATGCTGGCACCGGAGGCTCTTAAAAAGGTGCATCCGTTGGGCAAATCACCGGTCATCGAAGACAACGGACTGATCCTTGCAGAGTCGGGCGCCATCCTGGAGTACCTGCAGGAAACGTACGATCCCGAGTCACGCCTTAAGCCTTTAGAGCCGGCGCATAAGGTGCAATACCGCTTCTGGCTGCATTACGCCGAAGGATCGCTGATGCCGCTGCTGTTAATGAAGCTGGTCTTCAGCAGCCTCGGCAAGCCGCCGGTGCCGTTTGGCATCAGAACCCTGGGTAAAGCGCTGGGGCAGGGAGTGCAGAAAGCGTATCTCAACCGCCAGCTGGAAACCCATGCACGCTTTATTGAGTCCCATCTTGCTAAAAACAGCTGGTTTGCCGGGGATACGCTCAGCATGGCCGATATTCAGATGAGCTTCCCGATCTTTGCCCTGCTGGCGCGCGGTGGCATCAATAATCTCCCGCATATTCAGGCATGGAAGCAAAAAGTGGAGAACTGCCCTGGCTGGCAACGAACCCTGGAAAAAGGGGGGCCGTTATCTATCCCGGGTGAGGACTGA
- the tyrB gene encoding aromatic amino acid transaminase, which yields MFQKVDAYAGDPILSLMERFKEDPRSDKVNLSIGLYYNEDGIIPQLKAVAEAEARLNAVPHGASLYLPMEGLNAYRNTIAPLLFGADHAVLAQKRVATIQTLGGSGALKVGADFLKKYFPDSGVWVSDPTWENHVAIFEGAGFKVATYPWFDSETNGVRVEALLEKLNTLPARSIVLLHPCCHNPTGADLTNAQWDAVIEVLKARNLIPFLDIAYQGFGAGMEEDAYAIRAVASAGLPALVSNSFSKIFSLYGERVGGLSVVCEDAEAAGRVLGQLKATVRRIYSSPPNFGAQVVATVLGDEQLKASWLAEVEAMRKRILSMRQELVNVLKEAVPGHNFDYLLKQRGMFSYTGLSAAQVDRLREEFGVYLIASGRMCVAGLNASNVHRVAQAFAAVM from the coding sequence GTGTTTCAGAAAGTTGACGCCTATGCCGGCGACCCTATTCTCTCCTTAATGGAGCGTTTCAAAGAAGATCCTCGCAGCGACAAAGTGAACCTCAGCATTGGTCTGTATTACAACGAGGACGGCATTATTCCTCAATTAAAAGCCGTTGCCGAAGCCGAAGCGCGTCTGAACGCCGTTCCACACGGTGCTTCTCTTTATCTGCCGATGGAAGGGTTAAACGCCTACCGCAACACCATCGCTCCGCTGTTATTCGGTGCCGATCACGCGGTGCTCGCGCAAAAACGCGTGGCGACCATCCAGACGCTGGGCGGCTCGGGTGCGCTGAAAGTGGGAGCAGACTTCCTGAAAAAATACTTCCCGGATTCAGGCGTGTGGGTCAGTGATCCGACGTGGGAAAACCACGTTGCGATCTTCGAGGGCGCAGGCTTCAAAGTGGCGACCTATCCGTGGTTTGACAGCGAAACCAACGGCGTGCGCGTTGAAGCGCTGCTGGAAAAACTGAACACCCTGCCGGCGCGCAGCATTGTGCTGCTGCATCCATGCTGCCATAACCCGACCGGTGCGGATCTTACCAACGCCCAGTGGGATGCGGTGATTGAGGTACTGAAGGCCCGCAATCTGATCCCGTTCCTCGACATCGCCTACCAGGGCTTTGGTGCGGGCATGGAAGAAGATGCTTACGCCATTCGCGCCGTGGCGAGCGCCGGGCTGCCAGCGCTGGTCAGCAACTCCTTCTCTAAAATCTTCTCCCTGTACGGTGAACGCGTTGGCGGTCTGTCCGTGGTGTGTGAAGACGCCGAAGCGGCAGGTCGCGTGCTCGGCCAGCTCAAGGCGACGGTGCGCCGCATTTACTCCAGCCCGCCGAACTTTGGTGCGCAGGTGGTGGCGACGGTGCTCGGTGACGAGCAGCTGAAAGCGTCCTGGCTTGCGGAAGTGGAAGCGATGCGTAAGCGAATCCTGTCCATGCGTCAGGAGCTGGTTAACGTGCTGAAAGAGGCCGTGCCGGGACATAACTTCGACTATCTGCTCAAGCAGCGCGGGATGTTCAGCTATACCGGACTGAGTGCGGCACAGGTCGATCGTCTGCGCGAAGAGTTCGGCGTCTACCTGATCGCCAGCGGCCGTATGTGCGTGGCGGGTCTGAACGCCAGTAACGTTCATCGCGTGGCGCAGGCGTTTGCTGCTGTAATGTAA
- a CDS encoding YjcB family protein — protein MATITTSMVLLRWPLLSAVLMFLASTLNIQFRKSDYAGLAVISTLLGLGAACWFATGLLGITLLDIAAVWENIKVVMVEAMSHTPPDWPMVIT, from the coding sequence ATGGCAACCATTACTACCAGCATGGTTCTCCTGCGCTGGCCTTTGTTGAGTGCGGTACTGATGTTTTTGGCCAGCACGCTGAACATTCAGTTTCGTAAATCTGACTATGCGGGTCTTGCTGTCATCAGTACGCTGCTGGGGCTGGGTGCGGCCTGCTGGTTTGCAACGGGTCTGCTTGGCATCACCCTACTGGATATCGCCGCTGTCTGGGAAAATATTAAAGTGGTGATGGTTGAGGCGATGAGCCACACGCCACCAGACTGGCCGATGGTGATTACCTGA